A genomic window from Candidatus Effluviviaceae Genus I sp. includes:
- a CDS encoding zf-HC2 domain-containing protein, whose product MRRECARVQEMLVEFASGGLDASERSMIEEHCAACAACAEERAALERLLEAVRDDGYRQPSPFHWTRFEAKLRRRLESGRRRGESRTWPALIPRLAPAAVALFCFAVGLWLGLRPVTGGVEQGAPPRAVAYGPVGVPSVISPESKLLVDSGRGAHPAYAADTLRPSALAPFGDPPGMVLAASQRLAIVGSGPGQRSLGR is encoded by the coding sequence ATGAGACGGGAGTGCGCACGGGTCCAGGAGATGCTGGTCGAGTTCGCGTCGGGCGGCCTTGACGCGAGCGAGCGCTCAATGATCGAGGAGCACTGCGCGGCGTGCGCGGCGTGCGCCGAGGAGCGCGCCGCGCTCGAGCGGCTCCTGGAGGCCGTTCGCGACGACGGATACAGGCAGCCCTCGCCTTTCCACTGGACGCGCTTCGAGGCGAAGCTCCGGAGGAGGCTTGAGAGTGGCAGGCGGCGCGGCGAGTCGAGGACCTGGCCGGCGCTGATCCCGAGGCTGGCTCCCGCCGCCGTGGCGCTCTTCTGCTTCGCCGTGGGTCTCTGGCTCGGGCTCAGGCCGGTGACGGGCGGGGTGGAGCAGGGCGCGCCTCCGCGGGCCGTGGCGTACGGGCCGGTCGGCGTGCCTTCCGTCATCTCTCCCGAGAGCAAGCTCCTGGTCGATTCAGGCCGAGGCGCCCATCCCGCGTATGCCGCGGACACGCTCCGCCCCAGTGCCCTTGCCCCGTTCGGCGATCCCCCGGGCATGGTGCTCGCCGCCTCTCAGCGCCTTGCCATCGTCGGGTCAGGCCCGGGCCAGCGATCGCTCGGACGCTAG